TGCGAGCCATGGCCACCCCGCCCGAACAGTTGCATCTTGAGCGAGTCCGAGGCGGCCAGTGCCGTGCCCGTCTTGTATGCAATCATCCCGGCCGGCAACGGGCCGACGTGTTGACCGAGAACGACCTCGGGCTTGGGGAACCGATCGAGGATGCCGTCGGCGATCATCGCCTTCGCACCCCCGCCCACCTCCTCGGCGGGTTGAAAAACCGCGACCACCGTTCCCGACCACGCGGTCTTGAGTTCATTCAGTAGCCGAAGGGCTCCCACCAGTGCGGTGACGTGCATATCGTGCCCGCACGCGTGCATGACGGGAACATCCCTGCCGTCCGGGTTGGTGGCGCGGACGGTGCTCGCGTAGGGAAGGCCGGTCTGCTCCTGCACCGGGAGTGCGTCGAAGTCGGCTCGCAGCCACACCACCGGACCGGATCCGTTGCGCAGCACGGCCACAACTCCAGTGCCGCCGACGCCCGATGTCACCTCCAGCCCGAGCGGCGCAAGCGCCTCCTGGATCTTCGCCGCGGTCCGGTGTTCCTGAAAAGAGAGTTCCGGGTGCTGATGCAGGTCGCGGTAGAAGTCGGCCAAATCCCCCAAAGCGTCCGCCCAGTTGTCGGGCAGCGTGATCGTCATCCGACCTCTCCACTCTGTGTGTTGCTGCGTCTCAGACCGACCATACGGCGGTCGTGACGACCTACCCTCGGACATGTGAGCCAGTCCATCGATACCGAATTGTCTGTCGACACCATTGTCGTCGGAGGCGGGATGTCGGGTGCGTCGATTGCCTATGAGTTGGCTGAAGATCAAACCGTCGCATTGTTGGAACGCGAATCGACGCTGGCGTTTCACACCACCGGAAGGTCTGCGGCCACCTTCATCGAGAACTACGGAAATCCGATCATCCGGATGTTGACGGCGGCAAGCCGCGACTTCTTCACCGAACCACGCGAGGGCTTCGAAGCTCCGCTCGCCACATCCTTACCGCTGCTGATCATCGCCGATGACGCGCATGCGGAGACGCTGCGTGAACTACATGGCCAGGCCCTGCTCCAGGGCTGTCATACGGAGTTGGTCGACGGCGCGGTTGCCGAGGAGATCAACCCGTACCTGCGTCCCGGACACACCCGCTTGGCGACCATCGATATGACTCCGATGGAGCTGGACGTTCACGGGCTGCACCAGGGCTACGTGCGCGGGCTGCGCCGCCGCGGCGGAAGCATCGTCAAGTCGGCGCCCATCGTGAGTGGCACCCGTCATCAGGGCAGGTGGGTCCTGAGGGACTCATCCGGACGGCAATTTGAAGCGGAAACCGTCGTGAATGCCGCCGGCGCCTGGTGCGATGAACTTGCGCACGTGATGGGCGCGCAGCCGGTGGGGATCATGCCGCTTCGGCGTACCGCATTCATGGTGTCCACGCCGCAGGAGAGGTCTGCCGGCTCGATTCCTATGACACTGGACACGTCAGACACCTTCTATTTCAAACCCGACGGCGCCCAGTTCCTGTGCTCGCCCGCCGACGAGACACTCCAGGCGCCCGGCGACCCCCGACCGGACGAGCTGGAGATGGCGCGGGCGATCGGGATGATCAACGAGGCCACCACCCTCGGTATCCGGACCGTGAATTCCGCATGGGCGGGGTTGCGGTCCTTCACCCCCGATCGCACGCCGGTTGTCGGAGAAGACCCGGATATCGAGGGCTTTTTCTGGTACGCGGCTCAAGGTGGCTATGGCATCCAGATGGCCCCGGCGCTCGCGCGGGTTGGGGCCGCGCTGGCCGCACAGTGCCCGGTTCCACAAGATCTGGCCCGTCGCGGAGTGGACGCGGCCATGCTGTCGCCCGGTCGCGAGTCGCTGCGCGCCAGCCGCTAGCAGCCGTCCCGCAGACCCGGACCGCGCCGAGCGAATCCTGTTATCGTCGGCGTCGATGGTGAATATGGATCGGCGCCGGATGATGGCGTTCTCAGGGCTTGGCATGTTGGCAGCAGCGGCTTCTATGCCGCAGGCGTGGGCGCAACCCGCACCACAGAACCCGCCTAACCGGCCGCCAGCGGCACCCCCCACCGGCAAGTACGTCTTCGTCGACGAGTTCGACGGCCCGGCCGGGTCGGCGCCCGACGGGTCCAAATGGGCTGTTTCGAAAGCTCGCGAGTCCATGAAGGACCCGACGTTTTGGGAGCTCCCCGAGAACGTCGGCCAGTACCGCGACGATCGCAAGAATGTCTACATCGACGGCAACTCGAATCTGGTCATCAAGGCCGCCAAGGAAGGCAACACCTACTACGGCGGCAAGATCTACAGCACCACCGAACTTGGTATCGGCTACACCTGGGAAGCGCGTATCAAGTTCAACTGCCTGACTCCGGGCGCGTGGCCCGCGTTCTGGCTCGGCAGCGACCAGGACGGTGAAATCGACATCGTCGAGTGGTACGGCAACGGCAGCTGGCCGGCCGCAACTACGGTGCACGCCAAGGCAAACGGCTCGGAATGGAAGACCCACAATCTGACCCTGGACAGCGGCTGGCACACCTGGCGCACCCAGTGGGACGACAAGGGGATTCGCTTCTGGCGGGACTACACCGACGGGGCGGCGCCGTACTTCGATGTCCCGGCCAACTCCCTGGCGGACTGGCCGTTCAACAATCCCGGGCACAAGGCCTTCGCGGTGCTGAACCTGGCCGTGGCCGGATCCGGCGGTG
This genomic window from Mycobacteroides chelonae contains:
- a CDS encoding M20 family metallopeptidase, whose product is MTITLPDNWADALGDLADFYRDLHQHPELSFQEHRTAAKIQEALAPLGLEVTSGVGGTGVVAVLRNGSGPVVWLRADFDALPVQEQTGLPYASTVRATNPDGRDVPVMHACGHDMHVTALVGALRLLNELKTAWSGTVVAVFQPAEEVGGGAKAMIADGILDRFPKPEVVLGQHVGPLPAGMIAYKTGTALAASDSLKMQLFGRGGHGSQPESTVDPVVMASNVVQRLQTIVSRELSPFEPAVVTVGYLHAGAKDNIIPDDAELGINVRTFNEEVRRKTLASITRIAQAESTASGADKEPAVTPLHTFPITVVDNAAMQAIAAVFREHFGAARVIESPNPLAGSEDVGFFGTEAGVPTAFWFWGGYEQQRFEDAAAAGKPVPSNHSPEFAPVLEPTLSTGVEALTVAALSRLTATA
- a CDS encoding NAD(P)/FAD-dependent oxidoreductase, with amino-acid sequence MSQSIDTELSVDTIVVGGGMSGASIAYELAEDQTVALLERESTLAFHTTGRSAATFIENYGNPIIRMLTAASRDFFTEPREGFEAPLATSLPLLIIADDAHAETLRELHGQALLQGCHTELVDGAVAEEINPYLRPGHTRLATIDMTPMELDVHGLHQGYVRGLRRRGGSIVKSAPIVSGTRHQGRWVLRDSSGRQFEAETVVNAAGAWCDELAHVMGAQPVGIMPLRRTAFMVSTPQERSAGSIPMTLDTSDTFYFKPDGAQFLCSPADETLQAPGDPRPDELEMARAIGMINEATTLGIRTVNSAWAGLRSFTPDRTPVVGEDPDIEGFFWYAAQGGYGIQMAPALARVGAALAAQCPVPQDLARRGVDAAMLSPGRESLRASR
- a CDS encoding glycoside hydrolase family 16 protein, giving the protein MVNMDRRRMMAFSGLGMLAAAASMPQAWAQPAPQNPPNRPPAAPPTGKYVFVDEFDGPAGSAPDGSKWAVSKARESMKDPTFWELPENVGQYRDDRKNVYIDGNSNLVIKAAKEGNTYYGGKIYSTTELGIGYTWEARIKFNCLTPGAWPAFWLGSDQDGEIDIVEWYGNGSWPAATTVHAKANGSEWKTHNLTLDSGWHTWRTQWDDKGIRFWRDYTDGAAPYFDVPANSLADWPFNNPGHKAFAVLNLAVAGSGGGDPRGGTYPAEMLVDWIRVW